In a single window of the Chitinophagales bacterium genome:
- a CDS encoding GNAT family N-acetyltransferase encodes MKIFQNIQIKPLYDVEELLYVLQNAEDYVIKADGVMPDLNMAEAILKEKPPGTQEFQKIVLGIYYKDQIIGFFDLILDYPNQSTMHIGLLLIVKTYRAKGFGTLLINELKDIASFLGYKKLRAAIIEENKSVEKFWLKSGFTAAGIIKEFEGKNNRSSCGIYECVIQ; translated from the coding sequence ATGAAAATTTTTCAAAACATACAAATTAAGCCCTTATATGATGTTGAAGAACTGCTTTATGTACTGCAAAATGCTGAAGATTATGTAATCAAAGCAGATGGAGTGATGCCCGATTTAAATATGGCCGAGGCAATACTCAAAGAAAAACCACCTGGAACTCAAGAATTTCAAAAAATAGTTTTGGGCATTTACTACAAAGATCAAATCATTGGTTTTTTCGATTTGATCCTGGATTACCCCAATCAATCCACAATGCACATTGGTCTTTTGTTGATTGTAAAAACATATAGAGCTAAAGGTTTTGGCACATTATTGATAAATGAGCTAAAGGATATCGCAAGTTTTCTCGGCTATAAAAAGCTTAGGGCCGCCATTATTGAAGAAAACAAATCGGTTGAAAAGTTTTGGTTAAAATCAGGTTTTACAGCCGCTGGAATTATAAAAGAATTTGAAGGAAAAAACAACAGGTCAAGTTGTGGGATATACGAATGCGTTATTCAATAA
- a CDS encoding S8 family serine peptidase — translation MKKTAFLIVLFSTVLFSDFLIYAQTYRYTRYWVELKDKKGTPYSIEDANSFLSQKALIRRGKAGIPIDSSDLPVNPAYIQQVAQLGIEVLGSSKWLNSLIVEINDSTQLSALSNESFVTDIKPVYRIEEEDIPRPVAVREKKSLVFAHNTYGAADAQMELVNGKYLHDKSYTGKGKTIAVLDAGFSGTPEISAFSDLYADNRVSKGGDLVKNSPDIYAKSTHGTLVLSVMGGKIDSQFTGAAPDANYVLFRTENTDSEYPIEEHFWILAAEKADSMGVDIINSSLGYSTFQDTTLNYSYSDMDGQTTAITRGATMAAKKGILVVTSAGNSGSSDWYYITAPADADGVLTVGAVNTAGDLAPFSSRGPSYDGRIKPDVVGVGWNTALIDQNGDVRKGNGTSFSAPHISGMAACLWQAAPDLSSAEMLEVIRQSSDRYHNPDNDYGYGIPNFGKAYLLALNEGGNGNIKALEANVFPNPFTDHLNLLMKVEEAETVKVQLVDYIGRIVFENDWQLEAGVYSEMRMNGIQTLHRGVYFVRIQREDSWEVVKVLKL, via the coding sequence ATGAAAAAGACTGCATTTTTAATTGTACTCTTCTCCACTGTTTTATTTAGTGATTTCCTGATCTATGCCCAAACTTATCGCTATACACGTTACTGGGTAGAATTAAAAGACAAAAAAGGTACCCCATACAGTATTGAAGATGCCAATTCCTTCCTATCCCAAAAAGCTTTGATTCGCAGGGGAAAAGCAGGAATTCCAATTGACAGCTCTGATTTGCCCGTTAATCCGGCATACATTCAGCAGGTAGCACAATTGGGCATTGAGGTTTTGGGCAGTTCAAAATGGTTGAATTCCCTGATTGTTGAAATAAATGACTCTACTCAATTATCAGCCCTTTCCAATGAAAGCTTTGTGACAGATATAAAACCTGTTTACCGAATTGAAGAAGAGGATATTCCCAGACCGGTAGCAGTAAGGGAAAAGAAATCCCTGGTTTTTGCCCATAATACATATGGTGCTGCCGATGCGCAGATGGAGTTGGTAAACGGCAAATACCTACATGATAAATCCTACACCGGAAAGGGTAAAACTATTGCTGTTCTGGATGCCGGTTTTTCAGGGACACCCGAAATTTCAGCCTTTTCTGACCTTTATGCCGACAACCGCGTATCGAAAGGAGGAGACCTGGTGAAAAATAGCCCTGATATTTATGCAAAAAGTACACACGGAACCCTGGTTTTGTCGGTAATGGGCGGAAAAATTGACAGTCAATTTACAGGTGCTGCTCCCGATGCCAATTATGTACTTTTCAGAACTGAAAACACGGACAGCGAATACCCCATAGAAGAGCATTTTTGGATATTGGCGGCAGAAAAGGCCGATAGCATGGGCGTGGATATTATCAATTCATCACTGGGCTACAGTACTTTTCAGGACACTACTCTAAACTACAGTTACAGTGATATGGATGGGCAAACCACTGCTATTACAAGGGGGGCAACTATGGCTGCCAAAAAGGGTATTTTGGTTGTGACCAGTGCAGGAAATTCCGGTAGTTCTGATTGGTATTATATCACTGCTCCTGCCGATGCCGATGGTGTATTGACAGTTGGTGCGGTGAATACTGCGGGTGATTTGGCACCATTCAGTTCTCGCGGTCCGAGCTATGATGGCCGCATCAAACCCGATGTAGTGGGAGTGGGGTGGAATACTGCTTTAATAGATCAAAATGGAGATGTGCGAAAAGGCAATGGCACTTCTTTTTCTGCACCGCACATTTCTGGAATGGCTGCATGTTTGTGGCAGGCAGCTCCAGATTTGAGCAGCGCTGAAATGCTGGAAGTGATTCGCCAGAGTTCAGATCGCTATCACAATCCGGATAATGATTACGGCTATGGTATTCCCAACTTTGGCAAAGCGTATTTGCTGGCCTTGAATGAAGGTGGCAATGGAAATATAAAAGCGCTGGAAGCCAATGTTTTCCCCAATCCGTTTACAGACCACTTAAACTTACTGATGAAAGTGGAAGAAGCAGAAACAGTGAAAGTGCAATTGGTGGATTATATCGGAAGAATAGTATTTGAAAACGACTGGCAACTTGAAGCTGGGGTTTATTCTGAAATGAGAATGAACGGAATACAGACGCTTCACAGAGGCGTGTATTTCGTAAGAATACAGCGAGAAGATTCCTGGGAAGTGGTGAAAGTACTGAAGCTGTGA
- a CDS encoding sterol desaturase family protein, whose product MKKSAPYIDSLVIAIIVLSGLLHPDPLVFYKSAVQVFFIIIIPLFTFSFLVYRFSERYGNRIQGIRKKFPPIAKEAFGSGRAAFIVSFMAAWPIGLSRAGYETGLVWTLEEMGLDWWMVVLQMYFGIIAVDAWTYWKHRLLHTKLFFPFHKHHHSFRDPTPFAGFAVGPVETVLTFWPLLLICIPEAKHFAPLYYTAIVSFVLLNLYLHCGVTFKFLEKLLPKVLLNSSAWHNVHYSDVNANFGEVSFIWDKICKTSRESLKY is encoded by the coding sequence GTGAAAAAATCAGCACCCTATATTGATTCACTGGTGATCGCAATCATTGTGCTGTCGGGTTTATTGCATCCCGATCCCCTTGTTTTTTACAAGAGTGCTGTTCAGGTATTTTTCATCATTATCATTCCTTTGTTTACTTTCAGCTTTTTGGTTTACCGCTTTTCCGAGCGATATGGAAACCGCATTCAGGGCATTCGCAAAAAGTTTCCGCCCATTGCCAAAGAAGCCTTTGGATCTGGACGAGCGGCCTTTATTGTTTCCTTTATGGCAGCATGGCCAATTGGCTTAAGCAGAGCGGGTTATGAAACAGGATTGGTCTGGACATTGGAGGAAATGGGCTTAGATTGGTGGATGGTTGTTTTGCAAATGTACTTTGGAATTATTGCCGTAGATGCCTGGACCTATTGGAAGCACCGCCTCTTGCACACCAAATTGTTTTTCCCTTTTCACAAGCACCACCATTCTTTCCGCGACCCCACTCCTTTTGCGGGATTTGCTGTTGGTCCAGTGGAAACGGTGCTTACTTTTTGGCCTTTGTTATTGATTTGCATTCCCGAAGCCAAACATTTTGCTCCGCTCTATTACACGGCAATTGTCTCTTTCGTGCTATTAAATCTTTACCTGCATTGCGGTGTTACGTTTAAATTTTTGGAGAAATTGCTTCCCAAAGTATTGCTGAACAGCTCAGCCTGGCACAATGTGCACTACAGCGATGTCAATGCCAATTTCGGAGAGGTATCCTTTATTTGGGACAAAATCTGCAAGACAAGCAGGGAAAGCTTGAAGTATTGA